A single genomic interval of Oryza sativa Japonica Group chromosome 7, ASM3414082v1 harbors:
- the LOC4342453 gene encoding fasciclin-like arabinogalactan protein 15: MGVSALLLLLLAAAATAAPPEQPALSATPSSAAAANNSSGGGGGAASNGVNSNSVLVALLDSHYTELAELVEKALLLQTLEDAVGKGNVTIFAPRNEALERDLDPEFRRFLLEPRNLRSLQRLLLFHVLPARLHASDSSSPDFPSSHPTLSGERVDLSASPMRVGAAAVTRPDAVVRPDGVIHGIERLLVPRSVQEDFNRRRSLAAISAVLPTGAPEVDPRTHRLKKPAPPVPPGAPPVLPIWDAMAPGPSIAPAPAPGPGSGKHHFDGHSQVKDFIQTLLLYGGYNELADILVNLTSLATEMGRLVSEGYVLTVLAPNDEAMARLTTDQLSEPGSPENILYYHMIPEYQTEESMYNAVRRFGKVRYDTLRLPNKVTAREADGSVKFGHGEGSAYLFDPDIYTDGRISVQGIDAVLFPPKDTATGGEGSGSGSSGAAPARKAPAVTAHSKSKLRRGKLLEGACQVMGFLGRRSRFASCQ; this comes from the exons atggGCGTCTCCgccctgctgctcctcctcctcgccgcggccgccaccgccgcgccgccggagcagCCCGCATTGTCCGCtactccctcctccgccgccgccgccaacaacagcagcggtggtggtggtggtgcggcgaGCAACGGGGTGAACTCGAACTCGGTGCTGGTGGCGCTGCTGGACTCGCACTACACGGAGCTGGCCGAGCTGGTGGAGAaggcgctgctgctgcagacGCTGGAGGACGCCGTCGGGAAGGGGAACGTCACCATCTTCGCGCCGCGGAACGAGGCGCTCGAGCGCGACCTCGACCCGGAGtttcgccgcttcctcctcgagcCCCGCAACCTCCGCTCGCTGCAGCGGCTCCTCCTCTTCCACGTCCTCCCCGCCCGCCTCCACGCCTCCGACTCCTCCTCCCCCGACTTCCCCTCCTCCCACCCCACCCTCTCCGGCGAGCGCGTCGACCTCTCCGCCTCGCCGATGCGGGTCGGCGCCGCGGCGGTCACGCGGCCCGACGCGGTGGTGCGCCCCGACGGCGTCATCCACGGGATCGAGCGGCTGCTGGTCCCGCGCTCCGTGCAGGAGGATTtcaaccgccgccgcagcctcgcCGCGATCTCGGCGGTGCTCCCGACGGGGGCGCCCGAGGTGGATCCGAGGACGCACCGCCTCAAGAAGCCCGCGCCGCCCGTCccccccggcgcgccgccggtgcTGCCGATCTGGGACGCGATGGCGCCGGGCCCATCCATCGCGCCGGCCCCCGCGCCGGGGCCCGGGTCCGGGAAACACCACTTCGACGGGCACAGCCAGGTGAAGGACTTCATCCAGACGCTCCTCCTCTACGGCGGCTACAACGAGCTCGCCGACATCCTCGTCAACCTCACCTCGCTCGCCACCGAGATGGGCCGCCTCGTCTCCGAGGGGTACGTGCTCACCGTGCTGGCGCCCAACGACGAGGCCATGGCGCGGCTCACCACCGACCAGCTCAGCGAGCCGGGGTCGCCGGAGAACATCCTCTACTACCACATGATCCCGGAGTACCAGACGGAGGAGAGCATGTACAACGCGGTGCGCCGCTTCGGGAAGGTGAGGTACGACACGCTGCGGCTGCCCAACAAGGTGACGGCGAGGGAGGCCGACGGGTCGGTCAAGTTCGGCCATGGCGAGGGCTCCGCCTACCTGTTCGACCCGGACATCTACACCGACGGGAGGATCTCCGTGCAGGGCATCGACGCCGTGCTCTTCCCTCCCAAGGacaccgccaccggcggcgaaggCTCAGGCTCCGGCTCGTCGGGCGCCGCTCCCGCCAGGAAGGCCCCCGCCGTCACCGCCCACTCCAAGTCCAAGCTCCGACGAG GGAAGTTGTTGGAAGGGGCATGCCAAGTGATGGGCTTCCTAGGCCGAAGATCGCGATTCGCGAGCTGCCAATAG
- the LOC4342452 gene encoding F-box/FBD/LRR-repeat protein At1g78750 → MAEGKSEKFKQLNGVMVERKRPRIHLGDLHTDILNRIISLLPLKEAARTSVLSNHWKNIWCSRESLVFRFYTVLSMHHHIKRCWTSDGQRLNKELFIERVDSVLKQRSGLGVQTVAILYELENEDADHIDRWLNFVIASKTKQLILDLDPYYPKVAPYNFPFKLFNATNSLQLQALKLISVSLKLPANFMGFRNLQKLKLDCTDISDDDMQTLVSNCNALNFLGILYCGMLTRLQTSQPLNQLKHLQVENCTMLQDIQLNFGLTKLEYEGPLIPLAPPGPLLMTNVMMKLSDIDSALEYIFTKLPSKLFRTQEGYFAREDRKIYVSKAFEIGIDVLPAPLLEILELHMWMPYDNQHYCEDHGVLRSLPNHAHSNLKLAYVTGFYGMKDQLELLRHILINSVMLNAMKIDPRPVVAVPHGTVMLCTEGLNCLNGYRVAMEYLSKADHRNVLDVHEILLEDVQKREIYAIMKDRWIQEPKAMLSYF, encoded by the exons ATGGCAGAGGGCAAGAGTGAAAAATTCAAACAACTTAATGGTGTAATGGTCGAAAGAAAGAGACCAAGGATTCACTTGGGCGACTTGCACACA GATATATTGAATCGTATCATATCACTTCTGCCATTAAAGGAGGCTGCAAGGACAAGTGTATTATCAAACCACTGGAAAAATATTTGGTGTTCCCGAGAAAGCTTGGTGTTTAGATTTTATACAGTGCTTTCAATGCATCATCATATCAAAAGATGTTGGACTTCCGATGGTCAGAGGTTAAATAAAGAACTTTTCATCGAGAGAGTCGATTCAGTGTTAAAGCAACGCAGTGGTCTAGGAGTTCAAACAGTGGCAATTCTTTATGAATTAGAAAACGAAGATGCAGACCATATAGATAGGTGGCTGAACTTTGTTATTGCTTCAAAGACAAAACAGCTTATTCTTGATTTGGATCCTTACTATCCTAAAGTGGCACCATATAACTTTCCTTTTAAGCTTTTCAATGCTACTAACAGCTTGCAGTTGCAAGCATTGAAACTTATCTCTGTTTCTCTAAAGCTGCCAGCGAATTTCATGGGTTTTCGGAACCTTCAAAAGCTTAAGCTAGATTGCACAGATATTAGTGATGATGATATGCAGACTTTGGTCTCAAACTGCAATGCCTTGAATTTTCTTGGTATCCTTTATTGTGGAATGCTTACAAGATTGCAGACATCCCAACCTCTAAACCAGCTTAAGCATTTGCAAGTCGAGAACTGTACAATGCTTCAAGATATACAATTAAATTTTGGTTTGACAAAACTTGAGTATGAAGGCCCACTGATACCTTTAGCACCTCCTGGACCTTTGTTGATGACAAATGTCATGATGAAGTTATCAGATATAGATTCTGCTCTTGAATATATCTTCACCAAACTGCCAAGTAAACTGTTCAGAACTCAAG AGGGCTACTTTGCCAGAGAAGACCGTAAAATTTATGTATCTAAAGCATTTGAGATTGGAATTGACGTTTTGC CTGCTCCTTTGCTTGAAATACTGGAATTGCAT ATGTGGATGCCCTATGATAACCAACATTACTGTGAAGATCATGGTGTTCTTCGAAGTCTCCCCAATCACGCTCACTCCAATCTCAAGCTCGCCTATGTTACTGGATTTTACGGCATGAAAGATCAGTTGGAGCTTTTACGCCATATCCTAATAAATTCTGTCATGCTCAATGCAATGAAGATAGATCCAAGGCCGGTTGTCGCTGTTCCCCATGGAACGGTGATGTTATGTACTGAAGGGCTTAATTGTTTGAATGGATATAGAGTTGCCATGGAATATCTTAGCAAAGCAGACCACCGCAATGTTCTTGATGTTCATGAAATCCTGCTTGAGGATGTTCAAAAGCGTGAAATTTATGCGATTATGAAGGATCGTTGGATTCAAGAGCCGAAAGCTATGCTAAGCTATTTCTGA
- the LOC4342455 gene encoding outer envelope protein 61 → MMDPEMMRLAQEQMSKMSPADLARMQQQLLSNPNLVKLASESMKNMRADDFRRAAQQMNQTRPDEMLDMAEKLANANPEEVAAMKVQAEQQMSYVISGAKMLKQQGNELHRCEQYSEAAAKYKLAKDNLKSIPSQSAHSLQLVCTLNLMACYLKTRNFEECINEGSEVLTYDSSNVKAYYRRGQAYKELGNLEAAVGDLSKAHELSPDDETIAAVLRDAEEKLAVEGKGAKHPKGVVIEEVVDDASEPSSSQRSSSPGYTVSQPPEEGNSRPSGSSSIDANGLSKLGMQGMSPELVKTASDMIGTMKPEELQKMFEAASSLHGTSSSPPNLGPNMPEMSPEMFKMASDMIGNMSPDELQNMLNFASNMGGPSASPLRPENKLQSSSRATTSSTSQRSVDNSQPSSSQNVMENPHEILSNQRMGESSSPGAPSTADMQETMRNAMKDPAMRKMYASMMKNISPEMMSSMSEQFGMKMTKEDAAKAQEALSSLSPEALDRMMKWMDRAQQGVEAAKKTKNWLLGRKGLVLAIVMLILAFILRQLGFIGG, encoded by the exons atgaTGGATCCGGAGATGATGCGGCTGGCGCAGGAGCAGATGAGCAAGATGTCCCCCGCTGACCTCGCCAGGATGCAGCAGCAG CTTCTGTCAAATCCTAACCTAGTAAAGTTAGCATCTGAGAGCATGAAGAATATGAGAGCTGATGACTTCAGACGAGCTGCACAGCAGATGAATCAAACAAGACCAGATGAAATGCTTGATATGGCCGAAAAACTTGCCAATGCTAATCCCGAGGAGGTTGCTGCTATGAAGGTTCAAGCAGAGCAACAGATGTCATATGTGATATCTGGTGCCAAGATGTTGAAGCAGCAG GGAAATGAACTTCATAGGTGTGAGCAGTATAGTGAAGCTGCTGCCAAGTACAAGCTT GCCAAGGATAACTTAAAGAGCATACCATCGCAATCAGCGCATTCTCTGCAGTTGGTGTGCACCCTTAATTTAATGGCTTGTTACCTGAAAACACGGAATTTTGAGGAATGCATAAATGAAGGCTCAGAG GTTCTAACTTATGATTCAAGCAATGTCAAAGCATACTACCGGAGAGGCCAGGCATACAAAGAGCTAGGAAACCTGGAA GCGGCGGTGGGTGACTTGAGTAAAGCACATGAACTTTCCCCAGATGATGAAACTATTGCTGCAGTTCTGAG AGACGCGGAAGAAAAACTTGCAGTGGAAGGGAAAGGAGCGAAGCATCCAAAAG GTGTTGTCATTGAAGAAGTTGTAGATGATGCTTCTGAGCCATCAAGCAGTCAAAGAAGTTCATCCCCTGGATACACTGTTTCACAACCTCCTGAAGAAGGGAACTCTAGACCTTCAGGGTCTTCAAGCATAGATGCTAATGGCTTATCGAAGCTGGGAATGCAGGGAATGTCACCTGAATTAGTAAAAACTGCCAGCGATATGATTGGCACAATGAAACCAGAAGAACTTCAGAAAATGTTTGAAGCTGCTTCTTCGTTGCACGGAACAAGCTCCAGTCCTCCAAATTTGGGACCTAATATGCCAGAAATGTCTCCTGAGATGTTTAAGATGGCATCTGACATGATTGGGAATATGTCTCCTGATGAATTACAAAATATGCTGAATTTTGCTTCTAATATGGGTGGACCTAGTGCTTCCCCCTTGAGACCAGAGAATAAGCTTCAATCTTCATCAAGAGCCACAACAAGTAGTACTTCCCAGAGATCAGTGGATAACAGCCAACCTTCATCTTCTCAAAATGTCATGGAAAATCCTCATGAAATATTAAGCAACCAAAGGATGGGTGAATCATCATCCCCTGGTGCACCTTCTACAGCTGATATGCAGGAAACCATGAGAAATGCTATGAAAGATCCTGCGATGCGGAAG ATGTATGCATCCATGATGAAGAACATCAGTCCAGAGATGATGTCAAGCATGAGTGAGCAGTTTGGAATGAAAATGACGAAGGAGGATGCTGCCAAAGCTCAAGAAGCCTTGTCTTCATTATCTCCTGAGGCTTTGGATAGAATG ATGAAATGGATGGACCGAGCACAGCAAGGAGTAGAAGCTGCGAAGAAAACCAAGAACTGGCTGTTAGGCAGGAAAGGATTGGTCCTTGCTATCGTCATGCTGATCCTGGCCTTCATCCTTCGCCAGCTTGGGTTCATCGGTGGGTGA